AACCGTCCTCCAGGCTCTGAGATGGTAAATTACTACTGACACTTATTCAGGTCTGACTTGAGAATCTAGTTTGCCAATTAACTGGaccctttgctttttcttcttccatctgCCTTTTAGGCAATTCATTACTTATTCGAATTTCCACCAGACGGTAGGAGTCAAGAGAAGGAATATTGGATATTAAAAACCGGTTACTGTTAAAGAAGGGTTGCTGTATGGCGACTGACAACAAGAGATATAGCACTTTATTTTGCCGCgttttttttttaccactaaTTAATGTGGTTTAACTAATATAGGGAAATGGCCTCAGAATGGATCATTATTTTATCCAATTTTAGAGGGTGCCCTTAAACAAGATGGCAACCTCAGGGGCGTTAACAAGGTGCTGAAGCAGCAGCGACGTAACCTGTTGCTTGGACACCGTGCTGGAGTGGGAGGACTCGCCGCTAAGGGTTCAGAACCGATTTTCAACCAGTCACGCCCTTCTCAAAGATGGCCGACCTCACTTCCCTCACGCAACATGGACGTTTTCAGACACTTCCTGTGAATTTGAGGTTACTCTGATCTAGGACTACTTGCATGACCAAAGCCAAGATGGCAGGTACGCCCTTTAACAATTTAAGGTTAGTGAAGCCATCTATTTCCCCAACCCCCTTCGTGAAAATGGTCTTTCCCATCTGGCTCTTCTTTTTGGAGGCGTGGTTGCCAGCAGTCAAAATGGCTCCTTTCGGGAATAGATTTAATAGGAAGTGAAGCTGTGACGGCGAGGCGTTGCCCGACCTATCTTTGCTAGGCGTTCTCAGAGTCAGTTCTTTCTGCCCACACTAGACATGGCGCTTGCCAGCGTGTTGGAGAGACCGCTACCGGTGAACCAGCGCGGGTTTTTCGGACTCGGGGGTCGTGCAGATCTGCTGGATCTAGGTCCAGGGAGTCCCAGTGATGGGCTGAGCCTGGTCGCGCCCGGCTGGGGTGTCCCAGAAGAGCCAGGAATCGAAATGCTTCATGGAACAACCACCCTGGCCTTCAAGGTGCGGAGCCAGCCCCCTTGCCAGGCTGATTACTGAACGCCCGCGACTTGTCTGGCCTCCCAGCCTGACCAGAGTTTGCGGTGGCCTTGGCCACCAACCCAGGCGGAGGCGCGGTCCTCTCGTTCGGACCGCAGCAGTTTTGCTGTCTCATTGACCCAGGAGGCCCCTGTCTTCGCTCTGGTTGGAGAGGGTGGCGGTGGGGCCGGGGGTAAGTTGGGGAAGGAAGCTGAGGCCTCTTGGGTTGATTCCTAGGCGACCCCAGGTTGCTGCTGTTCAGGATCTTCTAGCTGGGAAAGGGGAAAGGCCGCAACAACAATGAACCTTGGCCGAGGGAAGGCTATTGTAACCGTTTACCAAAGTTTTGGAAACTGGGCGGCCCCTCAAGGCAAGGGTAACCGAAACTGGCATAAAGGGGAAACTGGGTTCCTCATCtatataatgattttctttttgtttttgagacagggcttcgccgtgtcgctcaggctggagtgcaatagcgccagcgcctcaccctccagagtagctgaaactataggcacacaccaccacgacAGACtaagttttttactttttgtagagatggatctccctgtgttgcccaggctggtctccagcacctggcctcaagcgatcctcccgccttggcctcccaaaatgccgagattacaggagtgagtcaccacgcccatcctataaaatgaatttaatatgAGTTATATCCATGTAAAGGGAGTGAGATGTGAAGCTTAGGTGATATTAATATATGGGGAAGTAGAGAAGTATACTGTGAAGTATAAAAGGATAGAGAAAGAGATGTGCTGGGTTTGAACTGATGCAAAAAGAAGTATGGTAGGagtgtttttgtggttttatgtgGCCTGTTTTGTATTTTCCTCTGATCTTAACAGTTCCGCCATGGAGTCGTAGTTGCAGCTGACTCCAGGGCTACAGCGGGTGCTTACATTGCCTCCCAGACGGTGAAGAAGGTGATAGAGATCAACCCATACCTGCTAGGCACCATGGCTGGGGGCGCAGCGGATTGCAGCTTCTGGGAACGGCTGTTGGCGCGGCAATGTCGAATCTATGAGCTTCGAAATAAGGAACGCATCTCTGTAGCAGCTGCCTCCAAACTGCTTGCCAACATGGTGTATCAGTACAAAGGCATGGGGCTGTCCATGGGCACCATGATCTGTGGCTGGGATAAGAGAGGCCCTGGTGAGTTAAGCTGCAACCACATTATCCTTGGGCTGACACTACAGAGAGGAGGAATTGTATGGACAGATGAATTAAAGGGTTTGATGTCAATGCTGAGGAAGTGTAATTAGGTCCTTagcccttctttctctctctctcttttttttttttttttttttgagactgtatctcattctgtcgctcaggctggagtgcagtggcatgatcttagctcactgcagcctccgcccctaggtttaagcaattctcatgcctcagcttcctgagtagctgggattacaggcgcccatcaccatacctggttagtttttgttttggttttggtttttggttttttttgagacggagtttcgctcttgtcacctaggctggagtgcaatggtgcaatcttggcttatttcaacctccacctccgggattcaagcgattctcctgcctctgccccccaagtagccgggattataggcatgcaccaccacacctggctaatttttgtatttttagtagagatgggggtttgccatcttggtcaggctggtctcgaactcctgacctcaggtgatccaccctcctcggcctcccaaaggactgggattacagtcgtgagtcactgtgcctggccttatttttgtgtttttagtagagatgggatttcaccatgtttgccaagctGGTATCGAATGCACATGATCCACTGACCttggctttggcctcccaaagtgctgggattacagatatgagccaccacacccagcctgttccttctcttttttcaagGAAGGCACTGTAGTATAGGAAAAGGGATGGAGTTAAATCAGCTGTGTCATTGACTACCTGTTTGACAGTGGGCATGCATATTTTCTCAGCCTCTGTTTTATCATCTGTTATATTGGTTAAGTGAGGTAACAAATGTAAACCTACTAGTATAGTGTCTGGCTCATAATTTTCCATCTGTGCTCTCTCCTATAAAATAAGACccagaggccaggcgtggtgggtcatacttgtaatcccagcactttaggaggccgaggcaggtgcatcacctgaggtcaggaattcaagaccagcctggccaacatggcgaaaccctggctctactaaaaatacaaaaattagcccggcatggtggcaggcacctgtaatcccagctatgcaggaggctgaggcacgagaatcgcttgaacccgggaggtggatgttgcagtgagcagagatcacgccactgcactccagcctgggcaacagagtgagactctgtctcaaaaaaaaaaaaaaaagaatttaagaatttGTTGAATCCTACATGTAGTGCTTCAAGTGTTCATTGGCCATGTGTGGCttgtggctactgtattggactcTAATACATGGTTGTCCCTCAAAAGTTAgtcatttctcttctgttttttttcttttctttctttttttttttttttttgaagcgaagttttgctcttgtcgcctagtctggagtgcaatggcattgtctcggctcactgcaacctctgcctcctgggttcaagtgattctcctgccgcagcctcccaagtacctgggattacaagcgcccgccaccatgcccagctaattttgtatttttagtagagatggggtttcaccatgttggccaggctggcctcaaaatcctgacctcaggtgtttcgcctgcctcagcctcccaaagtgctaggattaaaggcgtgagccactgcacccggcctcttctccttttttctttagaGAGTCTTTGGCCTAGAAGGAGCCTTTTGGGCTCCTCTCTTTTTTGGGCAGGGTGGGTATGGAGCCTCACtcttgtcgccctggctggagtgcagtggcgcaatctcagctcactgcaatctccgcctcccaggttcaagtgattctcctgcctcaacttcccgtgtagctgagactacagtcatgcgccaccatgcccatctaatttttgtatttttagtagagacagggtttcaccatattggccaggctggtcttgaactcctgacctcaggtgatctgcccacctcaacctgccaaagtgttgagattacaggggtgagccattgcgcccagtcCTGggctcatttcttttatttctttgctggtTATAATCACCGTTAACAATCGTGCTAGGTCCTGTTCTATCATCTCTGAAAATAAGTTCCTTagcctgtttttcctttccagcATTTAAGAAACTTGCCAGAAAGTTCGACTTTGTATTTGATGTCATTTCCTCACCAGCCAGTTTTGAATTGTCCCTTTAGTAAAGTTGGAGTATAGCTATTCACTTTCTACTTTTCCCTTCCATATGCTTGAAAATaactattctttcttccttttgtttttgcttccatTAATTTATCTGCTTACTAAATACCTAGTTACCTTGTGGAACAATTATAGGATACCTACCACTTTTTCACTTGCTTTCAAATGAGAATAGAAAGGGATGTAGGGAGTATCTGCTTACTACCCAATGGAggatgaaaggaaattaaaaactgAATGTGAGAGAGGAGCTCAGTTTGTTACTTTGGAAATTGAGACGCTATTCTCTGAAAGGTGAGAAAAGACAGTTCCATACATTTTACATGATCCAGGGAAGCATTTTGGAAATGCTGCTTTGAACCCTTAACTGGTGGATTTGTTCTAGGTGATGGAAACAGTGTAAGAGAGTACAGGGACTGGGTAGCAAGGAAAATCCAGGGAGACTGAGCATCATTTAAATAGTactttcgccgggcgcggtggctcaagcctgtaatcccagcactttgggaggccgagacgggcagatcacgaggtcagcagatcgagaccatcctggctaacctggtgaaaccccgtctctactaaaaaatacaaaaaactagccgggcgagatggcgggcgcctgtagtcccagctacttgggaggctgaggcaggagaatggcgtgaacccgggaggcggagcttgcagtgagctgagatccggccactgcactccagcctgggcggcagagcgagactccgcctcaaaaaaaattaaaaaataaaaaaataaatagtacttTCAAGAGGCCTTCCTGACTACCCCGTCCCATTCATTGTGAGTCGGCCCCTTGCCTCATATTACAGTTGGCCCTTGAGCAACATGGATTTGAATCACTCAGGTCCACTTATACGCAGATATTTTTCAACCTAATTCTGATTGAAAATACACATTCCCAGAATTTGAAACCCGAATATACAGAgggccaatttatttatttatttatttattcatttattttgggggtggagttttgctcctgtcacccaggctggagtgcaatggcgcgatctcggctcactgcaacctccgcctcctgggttcaagtgattctcctgcctcagcctcccaagtagctgggattacaggtacccaccaccctgccagctaacttttgtgtttttagtagagacagagttttaccatgttggccaggctggtcttaaactcctgacctcaggtgatccacctgcctcggccttccaaagtgctgggattacaggcgtgagccaccacacccggccaactttTCATATATGCAGGTTCTGCAGGGCCAACTCTGGGACTTGAGTATGCATAGATTTTGGTATATGCAGGGGTCTTGGGACGAATCCCCTTCATATACAGAAGGACGAGTGTACTTAACCCAAGGCTgaataagataaatatatatttttttgagatggagtctcgctctgtcacccaggctggagtgcagtggcacgatctctgctcactgcaagctcggccttcctggttcacgccattctcctgcctcagcctcctgcgtagctgggactacaggcacccgccaccatgcctggctaattttttgtatttttagtagagacggggtttcaccgtgttggccaggatggtgtcaatctcctgaccccgtccgtgatccacctgcctcagcctcccaaagtactgggattacaagtgtgagccactgcgcccggcctgataaataccatttttaaaagaaccagttggctgggcgcagtggttcacgcctgtaatctcagcactttgggaggccgagacaggtggatcacctgaggtcaggagttccagaccagcctgaccaacatggtggaaccctgtctctactaaaaatacaaaattgtggtggcacatgcctgtaaacccagcgaCTCAGGGAGATGAGGCAGGAGCATCTCTTGGACCCTGgaggggcatgcctgtaatcccagctcctcaggaggctgaggcaggacaaccacttgaacctgggaggcagaggttgcagtaagctgagatcgtgccattgcactccagcttgggaaggaaacgagcaaaactttgtctcaaaaatcaGTCAGTCAATCAATAAAAAGAACCAGTCAAATGCTGAAGGAGTTTTGAGGAGGAAGATATTACTTATGATGGGAGGAATTAGGGAAGACTTCATGGATTGGTGGTAGTTGTCCTGGATGTGAAAaagggaaagggaacatcacaaagaaagggaggaaagaagtaTGAAGCTTTTGAAGAGTAACTGAAAGTCCAGTTTAATTGGAACTAAGTGGCTGAAGGGGAATAGTGAGCCAAAAAGCCAGAAGGGTACGTTGGAACCAGATGGTGACCCCCGTAGGCAAGAGCATGGCAGTGGGGCTGAGAAGGGGCCAGAGAAAGCAGTAAAGTagacatgagaatcacctgaacctgaaAACCAATAAGGGCAGTGGTGCTCGAGCTGGcttgcattagaatcacctggaggacttaAAAAAAGTTCCATACCTGTTTCCCACCCCTCACCAATTATAAAAAACACCTAGGGTAAGTCCcatgcatttttgaaaaaaaatctttgttagaTGACTCTAGTGCACGGTGAGATGTGAGAACcactaaaataggaaaaagagtAGTGATGCCATTGGCAGAATTTCAGAAGACAGGAGGAAGCGTGGGTTAGTGGCGCACAAGAGAGATGAGTTTGGTAGGTAATGGAGAACCACTGGTATCTAAGTTTAGGAAGTTTGAATCTGAACTTGATGACAAAGGCATTCAGCTGGAGGGATCCAGTAGGCAGTTGGGATTGAACACTTTGTCTAAATTTTCATCTGTACCAAAAGTTAGCTAGTTTTTTCataaagggccaaatagtaaatattttaggcctgCAGGCCTAAATCTTTATCTCAAATACTTAACTCTGCTGGTGTTGCACAAAACAACCATAGACAGTATGGAAAcagtggctgtgttccaataacattttaattacaaaaataaaggcAGTTGGCCTGGCCAAACCCTGTTCTATACCAGCAATAGAAATATAGTGTGagccatatatgtaattttacattttaaactagctacattttttaaattaaaaagaaaaaaattaatttcaacatATTTTGTTTAACCTAATAAGTCCAAAATATTATGTCAGCAGGTAGTACTAGTTCATTTCAAATGCTCAGCTAGTcccatgtggctagtggctaccatatggACAGTGCAGGTCTTTACAATATGATTACGAACTCTAGGCTTTATTATCCTCCTGTGTAAAGTATGTCTTGTTCTCCAGATATTTTAAACTCTTTGAGTTCTGGGATTatggaatttgtttttctgtcacacaggctggagtgcggtggcataatcacagctcactgtgatctcgacctcctgggctcaagtgactggGATTATGGGGTCTTTTGGTGGGCGAGTGGggattatgttttgtttgtttgtttcttgagacagagtttcactcttgttgcccaggctggagtgcaatggtgcaatctcggctcacttggaacctccacctcccaagttcaagtgattctcctgcctcagcctcctgagtagctgggattacaggcatgcgccaccacgcccagctaattttgtatttttagtagagacagggtttctccatgttggtcaggcttgtcttgaactcccaacctcaggtgacccacttgcctcggcctcccaaagtgctgggattacaggcttgagccactgcgcctggctggggattatgttttaaatgttatctttaaCAGTGTCTGAAGTTCTGTGCTTGAAACCTAAGTCATTTGGATATACTTGCTTTGTGGGTGTGCTGAGAGGATCGGCAACATGGCAAGGGAGTTACCATAATGTAAGGTGAGATGGGGTGGTATGTTGTAGAATCCTGGAgtcttaatattaaattttattccttcaggttttttttttttttctgaagacagcatctcagtctgttgcccaagctggagtgtggtggtgtgactatagctcactgcagcctgcacctcctgagctcaaacagtcctcctgttTCAATCtcccacagacatgcaccaccacacccagctagcttttaaaagaataataataatttcatagaAGTCCTATCTTGTATTTATGTTGGCTTCCCtgggtttctctttttttaatatatattatttatttattattattttattttgagacaggatttcgctcttgttgcccaggctggaatacattggcgtgatcttggctcaccgcaacctctgcctcccaggttcaagtgattctcctgcctcagcctcccgagtagctgggattataggcatgtgccaccatgcccggcaaattttgtatttttagtagagacggagtttcttcatgttggtcaggctggtctcgaactcttgacctcaggtgatctgcccacctcggccttccaaagtgctgggattacaggtgtgagccaccttgcctgacctacttttttttttttttttttcttttttgaggcggagtcttggtctgtcacccgggctggagtgcagtggcgtgatctcagcccactgcaagctccgcctcccgggtttatgccattctcctgcctcagcctccggagtagctgggactacaggtgcccgccacctcgcccggctagttttttgtatttttagtagagacagggtttcaccgtgttagccaggatggtctcgatctcctgacctcgtgatccgcccgtctcagcctcccaaagtgctgggattacaggctcgagccaccgcgcctggcctacttttttatttttttaattttattctaggTTTTAAGAGAACtgctaaccgggcgaggtggctcatgcctataatcccagcactttgggagtctgaggagggcagatccccagaggtcaggagtttgagaccagcctgaccaacatggtgaaatcccatatctactaaaaatacaaaaattcgctgggcatggttgcgagcacctgtaatcccagctacctgggaggctgaggcaggagaatcacttcaacccgggaagtggaggttgtggtgagccgagatggcaccattgcactccagcctgggcaacaagagtgaaactccatttcaaaataaaagaactacTGCCTTGGCATATGAATTAGATATCAAAAGgggtgatcttttttttttttttcctgctaaccTCATCTCCCTTTCCAGGCCTCTACTACGTGGACAGTGAAGGGAACCGGATCTCAGGGGCCACCTTCTCTGTAGGTTCTGGCTCTGTGTATGCGTATGGGGTCATGGATCGGGGCTACTCCTATGACCTGGAAGTGGAGCAGGCCTATGATCTGGCCCGTCGAGCCATCTACCAAGCCACCTACAGAGATGCCTACTCAGGAGGTGCAGTCAACCTCTACCACGTGCGGGAGGATGGCTGGATCCGAGTCTCCAGTGACAATGTAGCTGATCTACATGAGAAGTACAGTGGCTCTACTCCCTGAAAGAGGGTGGATGCAGCTGCTTGTGTTTCTTGAGGTGACTGTCATTGGTAATAATGGATACAGTGACCCATCCCCCATCCTGTTTATAGTGGAAGGGCCTTCAATTGTATCagtactttaagttctggcaCATTGACCTCTGTGTTACCAGTCATTAATGAGCTGCTGCAGAGGTGactatttgttttactttcttgaaTGTTAACATTACACTACTCACTACTCAACCTCAGCCTGTGTTGCGTCTTTTGTCACGCTGTCCCTCCTCCAAGCACTTTTCATTCAAATAAGCCAGGACAGTGGGAAGGAAGTGACTGTAATGACAGGAAACAGTGGTGTGAAGACATTGTCTAGTGAATACATTAACGTCCCCACTCATGAAGCTAATaatggagaaggagagagagggagggaggagggagacacCTCTCGATTCGGTTTACAAAGAGATGAAAAGTTGATGAGGTGGAAAGATGCACAGGGCTGTACCAGGCAGGGCTCCAGGGGAAAAGGCTGTCACCCTGTGGTGagggaggggaggctgaggctacttGCAGAGCTGAAGGGTGAGGAGGGTAAATCTTGACTTTTAAACCAACTGGAAAGGGAAGGCTTGGACCCTGGGAAGGGGAGGGCAAAGAAGCGGCTGTGAAAGCAGTAGTAACCACAAGGTTGGTGATCCTTGTCCTTTTGGTCCTCTGGTGCATATGTGTGGAGAGGAGAGGGTAGTGATGGGGAGTTTATAGCCTCCTGGTCAGGAAGCAGCACTAAATTGTCAATGGAATATGTGGGTGGGGAAGAGGCCCTGCTGAGAGCATAGAGATGGCCGATTTATCACACCCAGCACTgctggggttggggggagttCCCAAGCTATGGTGGCAGCAGATGGCA
This genomic window from Piliocolobus tephrosceles isolate RC106 chromosome 6, ASM277652v3, whole genome shotgun sequence contains:
- the PSMB5 gene encoding proteasome subunit beta type-5 isoform X2 → MALASVLERPLPVNQRGFFGLGGRADLLDLGPGSPSDGLSLVAPGWGVPEEPGIEMLHGTTTLAFKFRHGVVVAADSRATAGAYIASQTVKKVIEINPYLLGTMAGGAADCSFWERLLARQCRIYELRNKERISVAAASKLLANMVYQYKGMGLSMGTMICGWDKRGPGLYYVDSEGNRISGATFSVGSGSVYAYGVMDRGYSYDLEVEQAYDLARRAIYQATYRDAYSGGAVNLYHVREDGWIRVSSDNVADLHEKYSGSTP
- the PSMB5 gene encoding proteasome subunit beta type-5 isoform X1 translates to MTKAKMADMALASVLERPLPVNQRGFFGLGGRADLLDLGPGSPSDGLSLVAPGWGVPEEPGIEMLHGTTTLAFKFRHGVVVAADSRATAGAYIASQTVKKVIEINPYLLGTMAGGAADCSFWERLLARQCRIYELRNKERISVAAASKLLANMVYQYKGMGLSMGTMICGWDKRGPGLYYVDSEGNRISGATFSVGSGSVYAYGVMDRGYSYDLEVEQAYDLARRAIYQATYRDAYSGGAVNLYHVREDGWIRVSSDNVADLHEKYSGSTP